From Solidesulfovibrio carbinoliphilus subsp. oakridgensis, the proteins below share one genomic window:
- a CDS encoding type II secretion system protein GspK — protein MTQPATDQARGFALLSTLWVLTILGIVGACFAFTSQTEAKVAAFDLRRSQAFLTARAGLHLAAAVIREHAGDPMHSATAPWWTDPALYHQVRFGQAFCSLTRQGSAVDPSDTAGDGPWYGLDDEESRLNVNVATPEMLMRFPGVPSALAEDLVLFIRKRKEAADKARTKAEQFKLDAPRHADDLVTGPIRQLAELLEVPGVTRELLFGDSSTGEEGGLARELTCFSTGKVNVNTARPTTLIALGLSLGQVNKLLALRREGFPGFHDVGEFLAAVAASDAKAGANTLGNGTGKAGSALTPSALAPTGLAQSGLSGSGLAKAGQTEGESAPSGQGAPANTDQATASGSGASAPLPANLLDVKSRNFRLMATGRNANGTYEYPVRARLSLGDQTMAFTMFQVPARADDS, from the coding sequence ATGACGCAACCAGCAACTGACCAGGCCCGGGGCTTCGCCCTGCTGTCGACCCTGTGGGTGCTGACCATCCTGGGCATTGTCGGTGCCTGTTTCGCCTTCACCAGCCAGACCGAGGCCAAAGTGGCGGCCTTTGATCTGCGCCGGAGCCAGGCCTTCCTCACGGCCCGGGCCGGCCTCCACCTAGCGGCCGCCGTCATCCGCGAACACGCCGGGGATCCCATGCACTCGGCCACCGCTCCCTGGTGGACCGACCCGGCCCTGTACCATCAGGTCCGATTCGGTCAGGCCTTCTGCTCGTTGACCCGCCAGGGTTCGGCCGTGGACCCGTCCGACACCGCCGGGGATGGTCCCTGGTACGGCCTGGATGACGAGGAATCGCGTCTCAACGTCAACGTGGCCACGCCGGAAATGCTCATGCGTTTCCCTGGAGTCCCCAGCGCCCTGGCCGAGGACCTGGTGCTCTTTATCAGGAAACGCAAGGAAGCCGCGGACAAGGCCCGGACCAAGGCCGAACAATTCAAGCTGGACGCACCGCGACACGCCGATGACTTGGTGACGGGCCCCATCCGCCAGCTCGCCGAACTGCTGGAGGTCCCCGGCGTCACCCGGGAGCTGTTGTTTGGCGACTCCTCCACCGGCGAAGAGGGCGGGCTGGCCAGGGAACTGACCTGTTTTTCCACGGGCAAGGTCAACGTCAACACCGCCCGCCCCACGACCCTTATCGCCCTGGGCCTGAGCCTGGGCCAAGTGAACAAGCTGCTGGCCCTGCGCCGGGAGGGGTTCCCCGGCTTTCACGACGTCGGGGAATTTCTCGCCGCCGTGGCCGCTTCCGACGCCAAGGCCGGGGCAAACACCCTCGGGAACGGGACCGGAAAGGCCGGCTCCGCCCTGACGCCCTCCGCTCTGGCCCCCACGGGCTTGGCCCAGTCCGGGTTGTCCGGCTCGGGGCTGGCCAAAGCCGGCCAGACAGAAGGGGAGTCCGCGCCTTCGGGCCAAGGGGCCCCGGCCAATACGGATCAAGCCACGGCCTCGGGCTCCGGCGCGTCCGCACCGCTGCCGGCCAATCTGCTGGATGTCAAATCCCGTAATTTCCGGCTGATGGCCACGGGCAGAAACGCCAACGGCACCTACGAGTACCCGGTGCGGGCCCGGCTGAGTCTTGGCGACCAGACCATGGCCTTCACCATGTTTCAGGTCCCGGCCAGGGCGGACGATTCCTGA